The sequence CCGCACATATCAGACGGTAATCTCACCGTTTCTGCCGGCCAACTCATGCAGATTTTTTCCAACCTGTTCCACCTACACACTTGAAAGTATTCAACAACACGGAGCGTTCAAAGGATCGCTGCTTGGCATGAAACGGATCTGCAAATGTCATCCGTTTCACGAAGGGGGATATGATCCCGTTCCGGAAAAATTTTCATTGACGAAACAACAATAACACTATGGGAAGACAAGAGACACTCGGATTTGTTCTGATCGCCGCAATACTGATGGCGTGGATGTACTTCACGTCGCCGCAGCGACAACCACAACAACAAGCAGCGCAGTCAACAAAACAATCGGCAAAAGATACTACTGCACAAAAGCCAGTAAAAAATATTTCGCCGGATCAATACCAATCCGTTGCACCGGCAGTGAAACCGGCTCAACAGATCAGCGATACACTAGGAAAATATTTTAGTGGAACTGAGATTGGCAAGGAACAAACGTTTA is a genomic window of Bacteroidota bacterium containing:
- the yidD gene encoding membrane protein insertion efficiency factor YidD, whose translation is MKFLFIFLIRTYQTVISPFLPANSCRFFPTCSTYTLESIQQHGAFKGSLLGMKRICKCHPFHEGGYDPVPEKFSLTKQQ